In Flavobacterium endoglycinae, one DNA window encodes the following:
- a CDS encoding gamma carbonic anhydrase family protein has product MLIKSVNGKSPSIPEDCYVAENATIVGDVSFGESCSVWFNAVVRGDVHFIKIGNKVNIQDGAIIHCTYQKHPTIIGNNVSIGHNAIVHGCTIHDNVLIGMGAIVMDNCVVESNSIIAAGAVVTQNTVIPSGSIFAGVPAKKVKDIDQSDFAGEIGRISNNYVMYSSWFKEE; this is encoded by the coding sequence ATGCTGATTAAATCTGTAAACGGAAAATCACCTTCTATACCAGAAGATTGTTATGTAGCTGAAAATGCAACTATTGTGGGAGATGTTTCTTTTGGAGAATCCTGCAGTGTTTGGTTTAATGCCGTTGTGAGAGGCGATGTGCATTTTATTAAAATAGGAAACAAAGTAAATATTCAGGATGGTGCTATTATTCATTGTACGTACCAAAAACACCCTACGATTATAGGAAACAATGTCTCAATTGGCCATAATGCAATTGTTCATGGCTGTACGATTCATGATAATGTTTTAATTGGAATGGGAGCTATTGTAATGGATAATTGTGTGGTAGAAAGCAATTCGATAATCGCAGCCGGAGCGGTTGTAACTCAAAATACAGTAATTCCTTCTGGAAGTATTTTTGCGGGCGTTCCTGCCAAAAAAGTAAAAGATATTGACCAATCTGATTTTGCTGGCGAAATTGGACGTATTTCAAATAATTACGTTATGTATTCGAGCTGGTTTAAAGAAGAATAG
- a CDS encoding PorP/SprF family type IX secretion system membrane protein, with translation MKFKTRVLFIFLICSFYSYSQEGIPVYSDYLSDNYYLIHPSMAGAANCAKIRLTARKQWFGQEEAPTLQTLSFNGRVSDRSGAGIIVFNDKNGYHSQKGVKLTYAHHIMFSRDELDLNQLSFGISGGLIQSQLDETNFGGTFDPIVFGAIQKDSYFNLDIGASYNYLDFYAHATVQGVLETRRDLYTDYESDNLRKYLLSVGYVFGKRNSITWEPSVLFQLFDKTKEKSIDLNLKAYKNMDFGSLWAALSYRRSFDGARYLAGNNTVSNQKLQYFTPIVGLNFNRFMFAYTYTQVTGNVKFDTGGYHQITLGIDLFCRKERYDCNCPAIN, from the coding sequence ATGAAATTTAAAACTAGGGTTTTATTCATTTTTTTAATTTGTTCTTTTTATTCTTATTCACAGGAAGGAATTCCAGTTTATTCGGATTATTTATCGGATAATTACTATTTGATTCACCCCTCAATGGCAGGTGCTGCCAATTGCGCTAAAATACGATTAACTGCCAGAAAACAATGGTTTGGCCAGGAAGAAGCGCCAACATTGCAGACTTTAAGTTTTAACGGAAGAGTATCAGATCGTTCTGGTGCCGGAATTATTGTTTTTAATGACAAAAACGGTTATCATTCGCAAAAAGGTGTAAAACTGACCTACGCCCATCATATTATGTTTTCGAGAGATGAACTGGATTTGAATCAGCTATCTTTTGGTATTAGCGGAGGATTAATTCAAAGCCAGTTAGACGAAACTAATTTTGGCGGAACTTTTGATCCTATTGTTTTTGGTGCGATTCAGAAGGATTCTTATTTCAATTTAGATATTGGAGCATCGTATAATTATCTTGATTTTTATGCTCATGCAACGGTTCAAGGTGTTCTTGAAACTAGAAGAGATTTGTATACAGATTATGAAAGCGATAATTTAAGAAAATACCTTTTGAGCGTAGGTTACGTATTTGGTAAACGAAATAGTATCACTTGGGAACCGTCTGTTTTATTTCAGTTATTTGATAAGACAAAAGAAAAATCTATTGACTTGAATTTAAAAGCCTATAAGAACATGGATTTTGGAAGTCTTTGGGCTGCATTATCGTATAGAAGAAGTTTTGATGGTGCAAGATATCTTGCAGGAAACAATACAGTTTCAAATCAAAAACTACAATATTTTACGCCAATTGTGGGATTGAATTTCAATAGATTTATGTTCGCATACACCTATACCCAAGTTACAGGAAATGTAAAATTTGATACTGGCGGATATCACCAGATCACACTGGGAATTGATTTATTTTGTAGAAAGGAACGTTACGATTGTAATTGTCCTGCGATTAATTAA
- a CDS encoding NifU family protein yields MTKITIKETQNPTILKFEFEDFITQNQSFEFKNIDEAQASPLAQQLFYLPFVKTVYISGNFIAIERYSIVDWDDVKDAVAEQITAFVDKGGVIVKVDENKPKKQPITVYGETTPNPAALKFVVSRMLTRTAVEYKNIDQTASSPLAQELFKFPYVKEIFIDENYISVTKYEINDWQEITLELRTFIKQFIENGGTVLDESLIQTTAKNDTAKDEAFDKLDVTSQQIINILEEYVKPAVAADGGNIAFDSYNEDDKTVKVILQGACSGCPSSTFTLKSGIENMLKSMLNDEAIKVEALNA; encoded by the coding sequence ATGACAAAAATCACTATAAAAGAGACTCAAAATCCAACTATCTTAAAGTTCGAATTTGAGGACTTTATTACTCAGAATCAAAGTTTTGAATTCAAAAATATCGACGAAGCACAGGCTTCTCCGCTGGCGCAGCAATTGTTTTATCTGCCATTTGTAAAAACAGTTTACATTTCAGGAAATTTTATCGCAATTGAACGATACAGTATTGTTGATTGGGATGATGTAAAAGATGCAGTTGCGGAACAAATTACTGCATTTGTAGACAAAGGAGGCGTTATTGTTAAAGTTGATGAAAACAAACCTAAAAAGCAGCCTATTACGGTTTATGGAGAAACTACTCCAAATCCAGCGGCTTTAAAATTTGTAGTGAGCAGAATGCTTACCAGAACAGCTGTTGAATACAAAAATATCGATCAGACAGCTTCTTCTCCACTGGCACAGGAATTATTTAAATTCCCGTATGTAAAAGAAATCTTTATCGATGAAAATTATATTTCGGTAACGAAATACGAAATCAACGACTGGCAGGAAATCACATTGGAATTAAGAACGTTTATTAAGCAGTTTATTGAAAACGGCGGAACTGTTCTTGATGAAAGTTTGATCCAGACTACAGCCAAAAATGACACTGCAAAAGATGAAGCTTTTGACAAGCTTGATGTAACTTCTCAGCAGATTATTAATATTCTAGAAGAATACGTAAAACCAGCCGTAGCTGCTGATGGTGGAAATATTGCTTTTGATTCTTATAATGAAGATGATAAAACAGTAAAAGTAATTCTTCAGGGAGCTTGCAGCGGATGTCCATCTTCTACATTTACTTTAAAAAGTGGTATCGAAAATATGCTGAAAAGCATGTTAAACGATGAAGCTATCAAAGTAGAAGCTTTAAATGCATAA
- a CDS encoding YtxH domain-containing protein — protein MGLTSFFKNLFGPAKETAEDLADKAETTAEETITKIKEVAEPILETAADFANETKDAIIDYADKASDVIEDIIDSIIDDADTHKTAAETVFDVSEESVTELSEESDK, from the coding sequence ATGGGATTAACGTCATTTTTTAAGAATTTATTTGGTCCTGCCAAAGAAACAGCAGAAGATTTAGCGGATAAAGCAGAAACTACTGCGGAAGAAACAATTACTAAAATTAAAGAAGTTGCAGAACCTATCTTGGAAACCGCAGCCGACTTTGCAAATGAAACAAAAGATGCGATTATCGACTATGCAGACAAAGCTTCCGACGTAATAGAAGACATCATTGATTCAATAATCGATGATGCAGATACTCACAAAACAGCTGCAGAAACCGTCTTTGATGTAAGCGAGGAATCTGTAACAGAACTTAGTGAAGAATCTGACAAGTAA
- a CDS encoding mechanosensitive ion channel family protein, giving the protein MDMNPDQLGNYATTFINVLIDYSPKLISAFLILFIGLYAIRLINRIIRKIMVKRNLDPTLRNFLADILLWALRILLFVTFISKLGIETSSFVAILGAMGLAVGLSLQGSLSNFAGGMLIIVFKPFKVGDTIEAQGVVATVLEIQIFVTKMLTGNNQTVFVPNGALSNGTIINYSMQGERRADLTFSISYDSDIKKAKDILLEVLHKNPKVLENPAPEVFVKNLSASSVDFAVRPWAKNANYGAVFSETLENCKAALDEAGISVQPFTIQK; this is encoded by the coding sequence ATGGACATGAATCCGGATCAGCTGGGTAATTACGCTACAACATTTATCAATGTTTTAATTGATTATTCGCCTAAATTAATCTCTGCATTCCTAATATTATTTATTGGATTGTACGCTATTCGATTAATAAATCGAATTATTAGAAAAATAATGGTTAAGAGAAATCTTGACCCAACTTTAAGGAATTTCCTTGCCGATATTTTGCTTTGGGCATTACGAATTTTATTGTTTGTAACCTTCATTTCAAAACTCGGAATCGAAACTTCGTCATTCGTTGCCATTTTGGGAGCAATGGGTCTTGCTGTTGGTTTATCATTACAAGGATCACTTTCTAACTTTGCAGGAGGAATGCTGATTATTGTTTTTAAACCTTTTAAAGTTGGCGACACTATCGAGGCTCAGGGAGTTGTTGCTACCGTTTTAGAAATTCAGATTTTTGTAACCAAAATGCTAACAGGAAACAATCAGACTGTTTTTGTGCCAAATGGCGCTTTATCAAACGGAACTATTATTAATTACTCGATGCAGGGAGAAAGAAGAGCCGATTTGACTTTTTCAATTTCGTATGATTCCGATATTAAAAAAGCAAAAGATATTCTTTTAGAGGTTTTACATAAAAACCCAAAAGTACTTGAAAATCCCGCACCTGAAGTTTTTGTAAAAAACCTATCAGCAAGTTCTGTAGATTTTGCAGTACGTCCGTGGGCTAAAAATGCTAATTATGGAGCTGTTTTTTCTGAAACACTTGAAAATTGTAAAGCAGCTTTAGACGAAGCAGGAATTTCGGTTCAGCCGTTTACAATTCAAAAATAA
- the tsaB gene encoding tRNA (adenosine(37)-N6)-threonylcarbamoyltransferase complex dimerization subunit type 1 TsaB: MSFILNIETATKNCSVSIAKNGETILCKEIAEEGYSHAEKLHVFIEEVIAESGISVQDLNAVAVSQGPGSYTGLRIGVSAAKGLCYALNIPLIAVDTLQTLASKAAVSEGKIIPMLDARRMEVYSEVFNANLEVERAIEAEIITEDSFSEYTEKIYFVGDCAEKCKSVLTKDNFVFLEDIKFPSANEMSKISYDKYQKSDTVDVAYFEPYYLKDFMMTTPSKKQ; the protein is encoded by the coding sequence TTGTCTTTCATTCTAAACATCGAAACAGCAACCAAAAATTGTTCAGTATCCATTGCAAAAAACGGAGAAACTATTTTGTGTAAAGAAATCGCTGAAGAAGGATATTCGCATGCCGAAAAACTTCACGTTTTTATTGAAGAAGTAATTGCTGAATCAGGAATATCAGTACAGGATTTAAATGCTGTTGCTGTAAGTCAGGGACCAGGTTCTTATACGGGTTTACGAATTGGTGTTTCAGCGGCAAAAGGATTGTGTTATGCTTTAAATATTCCGTTAATTGCCGTTGATACTTTACAAACATTAGCTTCAAAAGCAGCTGTTTCTGAAGGTAAAATTATTCCAATGCTTGATGCCCGAAGAATGGAAGTTTACAGCGAGGTTTTTAATGCCAATTTAGAAGTAGAAAGAGCTATTGAAGCAGAAATTATTACAGAAGATTCATTTTCTGAATACACTGAAAAAATCTATTTTGTGGGAGATTGTGCAGAGAAATGCAAATCAGTTTTAACCAAAGATAATTTCGTGTTTTTAGAAGATATCAAATTTCCTTCGGCAAATGAAATGAGTAAAATCAGTTATGATAAATATCAAAAAAGCGACACTGTAGATGTCGCTTATTTTGAGCCTTATTATTTAAAAGATTTTATGATGACAACGCCATCAAAAAAACAATAA
- a CDS encoding efflux RND transporter periplasmic adaptor subunit, with the protein MSKKLVYFLSAAVFLIIVLLILSKTGALGNKDKGKEVEISKVTASTIIETVSATGKIQPEIEVKLSSMVSGEIIALNVKEGQVVKKGDLLVKINPDLYTSGLERSVANLAGTKASLTQSDASFKEAKANYERNKTLYDKGVISRSDWDKAISTYEVAKATKQSAYYNVESASASVTEARDNLGRTTIYSPADGTISVLNVELGERVLGTQQMAGTELLRVANLNNMEVEVDVNENDIVKIKIGDEANVEVDAYLKKKFRGVVTSISNSASTTLTSDQVTNFKVKVRILKESYQDLLEGKPEAYSPFRPGMTATVDIITKTKSNVLAVPISSVVVKSDTTAVKDFKVDDPNEKKAAPKSDKKFECVFVKVGDKAKIRIIKTGIQDDTNIEVMSGLKPGDVVITGPYTTVSKDLNSGDKVKLKTAETSKK; encoded by the coding sequence ATGTCAAAAAAATTAGTTTACTTCTTATCTGCCGCAGTATTTCTTATTATTGTTTTATTAATTCTTTCCAAAACTGGAGCATTAGGAAATAAAGATAAAGGGAAAGAAGTAGAAATCTCAAAAGTAACGGCTTCGACTATTATCGAAACTGTTTCGGCAACAGGTAAAATTCAGCCTGAGATAGAAGTAAAACTTTCATCTATGGTTTCCGGCGAAATTATCGCGCTAAACGTAAAAGAAGGTCAAGTTGTAAAAAAAGGAGATTTATTAGTAAAGATAAATCCTGATTTATATACTTCTGGATTAGAACGTTCTGTAGCTAATCTGGCCGGAACCAAAGCTAGTTTGACACAATCAGATGCCAGTTTTAAAGAAGCAAAAGCAAATTATGAACGTAATAAAACGTTATACGATAAAGGCGTAATTTCAAGATCTGACTGGGATAAAGCCATTTCTACGTATGAAGTCGCAAAAGCAACCAAACAAAGCGCTTATTATAATGTTGAAAGTGCTTCGGCATCTGTTACAGAAGCCAGAGACAATTTAGGACGAACTACTATTTATTCTCCTGCAGATGGTACAATTTCAGTATTAAATGTAGAATTAGGAGAACGTGTTTTGGGAACGCAGCAAATGGCGGGAACAGAACTTTTGCGAGTAGCCAATCTTAATAACATGGAAGTTGAAGTTGATGTAAACGAAAACGACATTGTAAAAATTAAAATTGGAGACGAAGCCAATGTTGAAGTTGATGCTTATCTAAAAAAGAAATTTAGAGGTGTAGTAACCAGTATTTCAAATTCGGCAAGTACAACATTAACCTCAGATCAGGTAACGAATTTTAAAGTTAAAGTGAGAATCCTGAAAGAATCGTATCAAGATTTATTAGAAGGAAAACCAGAAGCGTATTCACCATTCCGACCTGGAATGACGGCTACAGTTGATATCATTACAAAAACTAAATCAAATGTTTTGGCAGTGCCGATTAGTTCGGTTGTCGTGAAATCAGACACAACTGCTGTAAAAGATTTTAAAGTTGACGATCCAAATGAGAAAAAAGCAGCTCCGAAAAGCGATAAGAAATTCGAATGCGTTTTTGTAAAAGTTGGTGATAAAGCTAAAATCAGAATCATTAAAACTGGAATTCAAGACGATACTAATATTGAAGTAATGTCAGGATTAAAACCAGGCGATGTGGTAATTACTGGGCCTTATACCACTGTTTCTAAAGACCTGAATTCAGGAGATAAAGTAAAACTTAAAACAGCTGAGACTTCTAAAAAATAA